The Erpetoichthys calabaricus chromosome 5, fErpCal1.3, whole genome shotgun sequence genome has a segment encoding these proteins:
- the ing2 gene encoding inhibitor of growth protein 2 produces MLGVYANAEKSQLVSFVEDYLECVESLPLDIQRNVSLLREIDIKYQEVLKEANEIHEKYRKESDASQKKRLQNHLQRALISSQELGDEKIHLVTQMLDLVENRARQLDAYSQYFQEPMEVEKTMEKIKTEEVQPERSSSRRPRRQRNSESRDSCHITNGVGGGSEEQIPKDKKPKSAKKKKHSKAKQERELSPVEFAIDPNEPTYCLCSQVSYGEMIGCDNEQCPIEWFHFSCVGLTYKPKGKWYCPKCRGDSEKTMDKSIEKSKKDRRSR; encoded by the exons ATGTTAGGGGTTTACGCGAATGCAGAAAAGAGCCAGCTGGTGAGTTTCGTGGAAGATTATCTCGAATGTGTGGAGTCTCTTCCTTTGGACATTCAGAGGAATGTTTCACTGCTACGAGAAATCGATATCAAGTATCAAG AAGTTTTGAAAGAAGCAAACGAAATTCATGAAAAATACAGAAAGGAGTCTGATGCAAGTCAGAAAAAAAGACTGCAAAATCACCTCCAACGTGCTCTTATTAGCAGTCAGGAGCTGGGAGATGAAAAGATTCATCTAGTAACACAAATGCTGGACCTGGTGGAGAACCGAGCCAGACAACTAGATGCTTACTCTCAATATTTTCAGGAACCAATGGAGGTTGAGAAGACTATGGAAAAGATCAAAACGGAAGAGGTACAACCCGAGAGATCATCTTCGAGGAGGCCTAGGCGGCAACGGAACAGTGAGAGCAGAGATTCCTGCCACATAACCAATGGAGTGGGTGGAGGAAGTGAGGAACAGATACCTAAAGATAAGAAACCAAAatctgctaaaaagaaaaaacattccaAGGCTAAACAGGAGCGAGAGTTATCTCCTGTGGAGTTTGCCATTGACCCCAATGAGCCTACCTACTGCTTGTGCAGTCAAGTGTCGTATGGTGAAATGATTGGGTGTGATAACGAACAGTGTCCGATTGAGTGGTTCCATTTCTCCTGCGTTGGACTCACATACAAACCAAAGGGAAAGTGGTACTGTCCTAAATGTAGAGGGGacagtgaaaagacaatggacaaaagtattgaaaaaagcaaaaaggatAGACGATCGAGGTAG